One genomic region from Amycolatopsis sp. FBCC-B4732 encodes:
- a CDS encoding flavin reductase family protein — protein sequence MIALQPVTSESRLREAFGCFPSGVTAVCALIDGVPHGMAASSFTSVSLAPPLVSLCIQRTSSTWPRLRDRRLGLSVLAEGQDDACRRLSSRGDRFRGIPWQPGPDGSVFITGSSALLECSLEEEVPAGDHLIALLRIHGLHTAETPPLVFHGSRFRRLAAV from the coding sequence ATGATCGCCTTGCAGCCCGTGACGTCCGAAAGCCGGTTGCGCGAAGCGTTCGGCTGCTTCCCGTCCGGTGTCACCGCGGTGTGCGCCCTCATCGACGGCGTCCCGCACGGGATGGCCGCGAGTTCGTTCACGTCGGTTTCGCTGGCCCCGCCGCTGGTGTCGCTGTGCATCCAGCGCACGTCGTCGACGTGGCCGCGGCTGCGCGACCGGCGGCTCGGCCTGAGCGTCCTGGCCGAGGGACAGGACGACGCCTGCCGCCGGCTGTCGTCGCGGGGCGACCGGTTCCGCGGCATCCCGTGGCAGCCCGGCCCGGACGGCAGCGTGTTCATCACCGGGTCGAGCGCTCTGCTCGAATGTTCGCTGGAGGAAGAGGTGCCCGCCGGTGACCACCTGATCGCGCTGCTGCGGATCCACGGCCTGCACACGGCGGAGACCCCGCCCCTGGTCTTCCACGGCAGCCGTTTCCGCCGGCTCGCCGCGGTGTGA
- a CDS encoding TetR/AcrR family transcriptional regulator yields MRADAVRNRERIVEHAVRLFAERGPDVPMCEIAEAAGLGVGTLYRHFPDRRALAWEIGAGALRDLADFARGAREREETAWAELLAIIGHCATLPLALAKSLTELLPEDETQAELEHTVDSLLADVIVRAQREGTLRADIPLPEAQRLLSTIVCRPGARPDDYLTIVMLDGLRRGPG; encoded by the coding sequence ATGCGGGCGGACGCCGTGCGCAACCGCGAGCGGATCGTCGAGCACGCCGTGCGGCTGTTCGCCGAGCGCGGGCCGGACGTGCCGATGTGCGAGATCGCCGAAGCGGCCGGCCTCGGCGTCGGAACCCTGTACCGGCACTTCCCCGACCGCCGCGCCCTCGCCTGGGAAATCGGCGCCGGCGCCCTGCGCGACTTGGCGGACTTCGCGCGCGGGGCCCGCGAGCGCGAAGAGACGGCCTGGGCGGAACTGCTGGCGATCATCGGGCACTGCGCGACGCTGCCCTTGGCGCTGGCGAAGTCGTTGACCGAGCTGCTGCCCGAGGACGAGACGCAGGCCGAGCTCGAGCACACGGTCGACTCGCTGCTGGCCGACGTCATCGTGCGCGCCCAGCGGGAGGGCACGCTGCGCGCGGACATCCCCCTGCCGGAAGCCCAGCGGCTGCTGAGCACGATCGTCTGCCGCCCCGGCGCCCGCCCGGACGACTACCTGACGATCGTGATGCTGGACGGGCTCAGGCGCGGCCCGGGCTAG
- a CDS encoding TetR/AcrR family transcriptional regulator, with protein MAAPSPDEVSNVAAKRGPERIRDADRTRAEILDTAAREFAEKGFDGARVDEIAAKTRTTKRMIYYYFTNKDQLFVEVLERAYTVIRSLEQDLDVDHLDPAEAIRQLAGLTFDHHESHPDFVRLVSIENIHRAEHIARSNALSNLANPALDVLTRILERGRAAGQFRDDVDALDVHMAISAFCVFRTANRYTFNAIFDRDMLDPVHRDHHRRMVADMLVSYLTTR; from the coding sequence GTGGCAGCACCATCGCCCGATGAGGTTTCGAACGTCGCCGCGAAGCGCGGGCCCGAGCGCATCCGCGACGCCGACCGGACGCGTGCCGAAATCCTCGACACGGCCGCCCGCGAGTTCGCCGAGAAGGGCTTCGACGGCGCCCGCGTGGACGAGATCGCCGCGAAGACCCGCACCACCAAGCGGATGATCTACTACTACTTCACCAACAAGGACCAGCTGTTCGTCGAAGTGCTCGAACGGGCATACACGGTCATCCGCTCGCTGGAGCAGGACCTCGACGTCGACCACCTCGACCCCGCCGAGGCGATCCGGCAGCTCGCCGGGCTCACCTTCGACCACCACGAGTCCCACCCGGACTTCGTGCGGCTGGTCAGCATCGAGAACATCCACCGCGCCGAGCACATCGCCCGGTCGAACGCGCTGTCCAACCTGGCCAACCCGGCCCTCGACGTGCTCACCCGGATCCTCGAGCGCGGCCGGGCGGCCGGGCAGTTCCGCGACGACGTCGACGCGCTCGACGTGCACATGGCCATCAGCGCGTTCTGCGTGTTCCGGACGGCGAACCGCTACACGTTCAACGCCATCTTCGACCGCGACATGCTGGACCCCGTCCACCGCGACCACCACCGCCGCATGGTCGCCGACATGCTGGTCAGCTACCTGACGACCCGCTGA
- a CDS encoding cytochrome P450 — protein MTTLETACPVHDGDPFSRAVLENPLPLHAELRDAGPVVRLPRYDVYAVARHEQVHAALTDWQRFQSAAGVGLANFRTEKPWRPPSLLLEADPPRHDAPRRVLSKVLGPRALRHLRERWLADAEELVGQVLADGPRFDAATALSHAFPLRVFPDAVGIPADGRENLLPYGDHAFNAFGPDNDLVARGAPRVPELSGWVSEQCRREVLAPEGFGAEIWAAGDRGDITHEQAPLIVRSLLTAGVDTTVHALSAVLHAFATHPDQWRRLRENPGLARVAFDEAVRWESPVQTFFRTTTTEVRVGDVRIPGGHKVLMFLAAANRDPRRWSDPDAFDLSRDPSGHVGFGMGLHQCVGQHVARLEAEALLTALARRVTTIELAGTPERHLNNTLRAWRSLPVRVRADRAPA, from the coding sequence GTGACCACCCTCGAAACCGCCTGCCCGGTCCACGACGGAGACCCGTTCAGCCGTGCGGTCCTGGAGAACCCGCTCCCGCTGCACGCGGAACTCCGCGACGCCGGACCGGTCGTGCGCCTGCCTCGCTACGACGTCTACGCGGTCGCCCGCCACGAGCAGGTGCACGCCGCCCTCACCGACTGGCAGCGGTTCCAGTCCGCGGCGGGCGTCGGCCTGGCGAACTTCCGCACGGAGAAGCCGTGGCGGCCGCCGAGCCTGCTCTTGGAGGCCGACCCGCCCCGGCACGACGCACCCCGGCGGGTGCTGAGCAAGGTCCTGGGCCCCCGCGCGCTCCGGCACCTGCGCGAAAGGTGGCTGGCCGACGCGGAAGAACTCGTCGGCCAAGTCCTCGCCGACGGCCCGCGGTTCGACGCCGCCACGGCGTTGTCCCACGCGTTCCCGCTGCGCGTTTTCCCCGACGCGGTGGGCATTCCGGCCGACGGACGCGAGAACCTGCTGCCGTACGGCGACCACGCGTTCAACGCCTTCGGCCCGGACAACGACCTCGTCGCGCGAGGCGCGCCCCGGGTGCCGGAACTGTCGGGCTGGGTGAGCGAGCAGTGCCGCCGCGAGGTCCTCGCACCGGAGGGCTTCGGCGCGGAGATCTGGGCGGCCGGCGATCGCGGTGACATCACGCACGAGCAGGCTCCGCTGATCGTGCGGTCGTTGCTCACGGCCGGGGTGGACACGACCGTGCACGCGCTTTCCGCGGTGCTGCACGCATTCGCCACGCACCCGGACCAGTGGCGGCGGTTGCGTGAGAATCCGGGCCTGGCGCGGGTGGCGTTCGACGAGGCGGTGCGCTGGGAGTCGCCGGTGCAGACGTTCTTCCGCACGACCACGACCGAGGTGCGCGTCGGCGACGTCCGGATTCCCGGGGGCCACAAGGTTCTGATGTTCCTCGCCGCGGCCAACCGCGACCCACGCCGGTGGAGCGACCCCGACGCGTTCGACCTTTCGCGCGATCCGTCGGGTCACGTCGGTTTCGGCATGGGACTGCACCAGTGCGTCGGCCAGCACGTCGCCCGCCTCGAAGCCGAGGCGCTCCTGACGGCACTGGCCCGGCGCGTGACGACGATCGAGCTCGCCGGAACACCGGAGCGGCACCTGAACAACACGCTTCGCGCGTGGCGCTCGCTGCCGGTCCGGGTGCGCGCTGATCGAGCTCCCGCGTGA
- a CDS encoding TIGR03564 family F420-dependent LLM class oxidoreductase, which produces MRIGLYATGQAGLEGIVEDIAAAERLGLDSAFLPQLTAWDALTVAALAGPRVPRIGLGTAVVRTYAQHPLALAGQALTAQAATGGRLTLGIGPSHREIVEGGYGLSYDRPARHVREYLQALRPLLRGESTDFRGETLSVSGTVDVPGAVPPPVLVSALGPVLLGIAGELADGTVTVWAGPEVLGEYVVPKITDAAKRAGRPAPRVVASVMLSVTADPDRVRADIRGRFGAAGEFASYRRLLRQQGKAGLEDTVAAGDEDFVAATVARFAAAGVTDLLVSPVGTDEERERTLAFAAHLR; this is translated from the coding sequence ATGCGGATCGGGCTCTACGCGACCGGTCAGGCGGGACTCGAGGGGATCGTCGAGGACATCGCGGCGGCGGAACGGCTGGGGCTGGACAGCGCGTTCCTCCCGCAGCTCACGGCGTGGGACGCGCTGACCGTCGCGGCGCTGGCCGGGCCGCGCGTGCCGCGGATCGGGCTGGGCACCGCGGTCGTGCGGACCTACGCCCAGCACCCGCTGGCACTGGCCGGCCAGGCGCTCACGGCGCAGGCGGCCACCGGCGGGCGGCTGACCCTGGGAATCGGGCCGAGCCACCGCGAGATCGTCGAGGGCGGGTACGGGCTCTCTTACGACCGCCCGGCGCGGCACGTCCGCGAGTACCTCCAGGCGCTGCGGCCGTTGCTGCGCGGGGAAAGCACCGACTTCCGCGGCGAGACGCTCTCGGTGTCCGGGACGGTCGACGTGCCGGGCGCCGTGCCGCCGCCGGTGCTCGTGTCCGCGCTCGGCCCGGTGCTGCTCGGCATCGCGGGCGAGCTGGCCGATGGCACGGTCACCGTGTGGGCGGGACCGGAAGTGCTGGGCGAGTACGTGGTCCCGAAGATCACCGACGCCGCGAAGCGCGCCGGGCGGCCGGCTCCGCGCGTGGTCGCGTCGGTGATGCTGTCGGTGACGGCGGACCCGGACCGGGTCCGGGCCGACATCCGCGGCCGGTTCGGCGCGGCGGGGGAGTTCGCGAGCTACCGGCGGCTGCTGCGGCAGCAGGGGAAGGCCGGGCTCGAAGACACCGTGGCGGCCGGTGACGAGGACTTCGTGGCCGCCACGGTCGCCCGGTTCGCCGCGGCCGGCGTGACCGACCTGCTGGTCAGCCCGGTCGGCACCGACGAGGAGCGGGAGCGGACGCTGGCGTTCGCCGCCCACCTGCGCTGA
- a CDS encoding N-acyl homoserine lactonase family protein codes for MSGFEVYALCYGRRTGYRGEHFLGHGRDSAEPHPTAYYVWLAVSPEHTVLVDAGIRAERAREVAGLEYVEPGRLLAELGAAPDIVVLTHLHYDHCGTVADFPGARFVVQRSEVDYWTGPWAERIERERWLLDEVALDHLRAGPLDLVDGDAEVVPGLSVHLVGGHTAGMQVVRVETAAGPVVLASDAAHFHENLDDDRPAPLLHSMPGVYGAFDRVRALAGAGPVVPGHDPEVLTRYPPVGDRIVRLSGSSGS; via the coding sequence GTGAGCGGCTTCGAGGTCTACGCGCTCTGCTACGGACGGCGGACCGGGTACCGCGGCGAGCACTTCCTGGGCCACGGCCGGGATTCCGCGGAACCCCACCCGACCGCCTACTACGTCTGGCTGGCGGTGTCGCCGGAGCACACGGTGCTCGTCGACGCGGGCATCCGGGCCGAACGCGCGCGGGAGGTGGCCGGGCTCGAGTACGTCGAGCCCGGCCGGCTGCTCGCCGAACTCGGGGCGGCGCCGGACATCGTCGTCCTCACGCACCTGCACTACGACCACTGCGGCACGGTGGCCGACTTCCCCGGCGCGCGGTTCGTGGTCCAGCGGTCCGAAGTGGACTACTGGACCGGTCCGTGGGCCGAGCGGATCGAGCGGGAACGGTGGCTGCTCGACGAAGTCGCCCTCGACCACCTGCGGGCCGGGCCGCTCGACCTCGTCGACGGGGACGCCGAGGTCGTGCCCGGGCTCAGCGTCCACCTGGTCGGCGGGCACACCGCCGGGATGCAGGTCGTCCGCGTCGAGACGGCCGCCGGTCCGGTCGTGCTGGCCTCGGACGCCGCCCACTTCCACGAGAACCTCGACGACGACCGCCCGGCCCCGCTGCTGCACTCGATGCCCGGCGTGTACGGCGCTTTCGACCGGGTTCGCGCACTGGCCGGCGCCGGTCCGGTCGTCCCGGGGCACGACCCGGAAGTGCTCACCCGGTACCCGCCGGTGGGGGACCGGATCGTCCGGCTCAGCGGGTCGTCAGGTAGCTGA
- a CDS encoding Lsr2 family protein, with protein MAQKVLVEMLDDIDGTPAAHTIPFSLDGVTYEIDLSDGNAAALRGGLARYIDAARRTGGRKVRVATGQSTASDRERNQQIRAWANTNGYEVSERGRLSSEVIAAYDAAQAQDAEPAKAPRKRAPRKKVAAARK; from the coding sequence ATGGCCCAGAAGGTCCTCGTCGAGATGCTCGACGACATCGACGGTACCCCCGCCGCCCACACCATCCCGTTTTCCCTCGACGGCGTCACCTACGAGATCGACCTCTCCGACGGCAACGCGGCCGCCCTGCGCGGCGGACTCGCCCGCTACATCGACGCCGCCCGTCGCACCGGCGGCCGCAAGGTCCGCGTCGCGACCGGCCAGTCGACCGCTTCCGACCGCGAGCGCAACCAGCAGATCCGCGCCTGGGCCAACACCAACGGCTACGAAGTCTCCGAGCGGGGCCGGCTCTCCTCCGAGGTGATCGCCGCCTACGACGCCGCCCAGGCGCAGGACGCCGAGCCCGCCAAGGCGCCCCGCAAGCGCGCACCTCGCAAGAAGGTCGCCGCCGCCCGGAAGTAG
- a CDS encoding shikimate dehydrogenase, which yields MSSAVEAIRVHAGRAAPGTLLTGLIGTGIGPSLSPPLHEAEARRLGLELGYARFDLDDHGVPATAVGPMLAAARDAGYRGLNITHPCKQVVLGHLDELSPDAAALAAVNTVVFRDGRSIGHNTDWSGFASGLRTGLPDAPLGSVVVLGAGGAGAAVAYGLLTAGTARIHVFDLDTGRARELAATLAGRFGTGRAAAGTDLSAAVGAADGFVHATPTGMAAHPGLPLPAELLRPGLWVAEVVYRPLETELVRAARAVGARVLDGGRMAVFQAAEAFRLFTGAEPDAGRMLRHLAVLTGNPPLERQPADVLD from the coding sequence CTGTCTTCGGCTGTCGAGGCGATCCGCGTCCACGCTGGGCGGGCGGCGCCGGGCACGCTGCTCACCGGGCTGATCGGCACGGGCATCGGGCCGTCGCTGAGCCCGCCGCTGCACGAGGCCGAGGCCCGCCGGCTCGGGCTGGAACTGGGGTACGCGCGGTTCGACCTCGACGACCACGGGGTGCCCGCCACCGCCGTCGGCCCGATGCTGGCGGCGGCCCGGGACGCGGGGTACCGCGGGCTCAACATCACGCACCCGTGCAAACAGGTGGTGCTCGGGCACCTCGACGAGCTGTCGCCCGACGCCGCCGCGCTCGCCGCGGTCAACACCGTCGTGTTCCGCGACGGCCGGTCGATCGGGCACAACACCGACTGGTCCGGCTTCGCCAGCGGCCTGCGGACCGGGCTGCCCGACGCGCCCCTCGGGTCCGTCGTGGTGCTCGGCGCGGGCGGGGCCGGCGCCGCGGTGGCGTACGGCTTGCTCACCGCCGGCACGGCTCGAATCCACGTCTTCGACCTGGACACCGGGCGGGCCCGCGAACTCGCCGCCACGCTCGCGGGCCGCTTCGGGACCGGCCGCGCGGCGGCCGGGACGGACCTCTCGGCGGCCGTCGGCGCGGCGGACGGGTTCGTGCACGCCACCCCGACCGGGATGGCCGCCCACCCGGGGCTGCCGCTGCCGGCCGAACTGCTGCGGCCCGGCCTGTGGGTCGCCGAGGTGGTCTACCGCCCGCTCGAAACCGAGCTGGTCCGGGCCGCCCGCGCGGTCGGCGCGCGGGTGCTCGACGGCGGCCGCATGGCGGTGTTCCAGGCCGCGGAAGCGTTCCGCCTGTTCACCGGCGCGGAACCCGACGCCGGGCGGATGCTGCGCCACCTCGCCGTGCTCACCGGAAACCCACCCCTGGAAAGGCAACCCGCCGATGTCCTCGACTGA
- a CDS encoding bifunctional sugar phosphate isomerase/epimerase/4-hydroxyphenylpyruvate dioxygenase family protein, giving the protein MSSTEPRRSIATVCLSGTLADKLTAAARAGFDGVEIFENDLIASSWSAKEISEHCSELGLSIDLYQPFRDFEAVPPDVLARNLRRAELKFDVMEQLGAGTMLVCSSVSPDAVDDDELAAEQLHLLAERAAARGIRIAYEALAWGRFVNTYEHSWRIVRRAAHPALGLCLDSFHILSRGSDPAAIRTIPGEKLFFLQLADAPRLQMDVLQWSRHHRLFPGQGAFDLTAFTGHVLAAGYRGPLSLEVFNDVFRQADPAPAAVDAMRSLLALQETLGVTDVPPAPELAGHAFVELAVDDVSEPRLAEALSGLGFAETGRHRSKPVRLWQQGDARILLNGNASGPRGSASVGAVAVESADPVGSARRAQRLLAPPLPRDHRAGEADLSAIAAPDGTSVFFCRTGAETGDSWLGDFTVTEPAGPGTGVTKIDHLALAQPFDHFDEAALFYRAVLGLEPEPVTEFAAPFGLVRSRTVADPAGRVRIALQSALLRRGDWAPKVREPQCVALSTGDALASARRMRERGAPLLEIPGNYYDDLDARLAPEPALLAALREQSVLYDRDEHGELLHFFTVVLGGRVFFEVVQRIGAYAGDGAANSPVRMAAHRRQREAGA; this is encoded by the coding sequence ATGTCCTCGACTGAACCCCGCCGCTCGATCGCCACGGTCTGCCTGTCGGGGACCCTGGCGGACAAGCTGACCGCGGCCGCCCGCGCCGGGTTCGACGGGGTGGAGATCTTCGAGAACGACCTCATCGCCTCGTCGTGGTCGGCGAAGGAGATCAGCGAACACTGCTCCGAACTGGGGCTGTCGATCGACCTCTACCAGCCGTTCCGCGACTTCGAAGCCGTCCCGCCGGACGTGCTCGCGCGGAACCTCCGGCGCGCGGAGCTCAAGTTCGACGTCATGGAGCAGCTCGGTGCCGGCACGATGCTGGTGTGCTCGTCGGTGTCCCCGGACGCGGTCGACGACGACGAACTCGCGGCCGAGCAACTGCACCTGCTCGCCGAGCGCGCCGCGGCCCGGGGGATCCGGATCGCCTACGAAGCCTTGGCGTGGGGCCGGTTCGTCAACACCTACGAGCACTCGTGGCGCATCGTGCGCCGCGCCGCCCACCCCGCGCTGGGGCTGTGCCTGGACAGCTTCCACATCCTGTCGCGGGGCAGCGACCCGGCCGCGATCCGCACGATTCCCGGCGAGAAGCTGTTCTTCCTGCAGCTGGCCGACGCGCCGCGGCTGCAGATGGACGTCCTGCAGTGGAGCAGGCACCACCGCCTCTTCCCCGGCCAGGGCGCGTTCGACCTGACCGCGTTCACCGGGCACGTGCTGGCGGCGGGCTACCGCGGACCGCTGTCGCTCGAGGTGTTCAACGACGTCTTCCGCCAGGCCGACCCGGCGCCGGCCGCCGTCGACGCGATGCGGTCCCTGCTCGCGCTGCAGGAAACCCTCGGTGTCACGGACGTCCCGCCCGCACCGGAGCTCGCCGGGCACGCGTTCGTCGAGCTGGCCGTCGACGACGTGTCGGAGCCCCGGCTCGCGGAGGCGCTGAGCGGGCTCGGGTTCGCCGAAACGGGCCGGCACCGGTCCAAGCCGGTCCGGTTGTGGCAGCAGGGTGACGCGCGGATCCTCTTGAACGGCAACGCTTCCGGCCCACGGGGGAGTGCGTCCGTCGGCGCGGTCGCGGTGGAGAGCGCGGACCCGGTCGGCTCGGCCCGGCGGGCCCAGCGGCTGCTCGCCCCGCCCCTGCCGCGCGACCACCGCGCCGGCGAAGCCGACCTGTCGGCGATCGCCGCCCCGGACGGGACGTCGGTCTTCTTCTGCCGCACCGGCGCCGAAACCGGCGACAGCTGGCTCGGCGACTTCACCGTGACCGAGCCGGCCGGCCCGGGCACGGGCGTGACGAAGATCGACCACCTGGCGCTGGCCCAGCCGTTCGACCACTTCGACGAGGCGGCGCTGTTCTACCGCGCGGTGCTCGGCCTGGAGCCGGAGCCGGTGACGGAGTTCGCGGCGCCGTTCGGGCTGGTCCGCAGCCGCACGGTCGCCGACCCGGCCGGCCGGGTGCGCATCGCCCTCCAGTCGGCGTTGCTCCGCCGGGGCGACTGGGCGCCGAAAGTGCGGGAACCGCAGTGCGTCGCGTTGAGCACGGGCGACGCGCTGGCGAGCGCACGCCGGATGCGTGAGCGGGGCGCGCCGCTGCTGGAGATCCCGGGGAACTACTACGACGACCTCGACGCCCGGCTGGCACCGGAGCCCGCGCTGCTGGCCGCCCTGCGCGAGCAGTCGGTGCTCTACGACCGCGACGAGCACGGCGAACTGCTGCACTTCTTTACGGTGGTGCTGGGCGGCCGCGTGTTTTTCGAGGTGGTGCAACGGATCGGCGCTTACGCGGGCGACGGCGCCGCGAACTCCCCGGTCCGCATGGCCGCCCACCGGCGGCAGCGCGAAGCCGGCGCCTGA
- a CDS encoding MFS transporter: MTDRPDGAVGAPPAGRPAKAALAAWIGSALEYYDFFIYGTAAALVFNKIFFPASSPATGTLLALSTFGVGYVSRPLGALLLGHLGDKFGRKRVLLATLLLMGVSTVLVGCLPGYGTLGVAAPILLVALRLLQGLSAGGEQASANSMSLEHAPEHRRAYYTSFTLSGTQAGQILATAVFLPVAALPQEALLSWGWRVPFWLSAVVVLVGYYIRRSLEETPVFQEEVASGEVVKLPLAVLLRDHWADVLRVVVAALIASVSTIFTVYALSYAVNTVGLSKTPMLWVGVLANVAAVVSIPLWAKFSDRFGRKKIFMAGSLGCAILIFPYLGAIAAGSYLWIFVVGIGMFGIVYTATSAVWPSFYGEMFPARVRLSGTAIGTQIGFAISGFLPTIAVGVTGTGHGAWVGVAVFTAALCLVNVIAVATGKETFRVPTARLGLKDPAPERSGTGVPR, from the coding sequence GTGACCGATCGTCCGGATGGCGCAGTGGGCGCCCCGCCCGCGGGCCGGCCCGCCAAGGCGGCCTTGGCCGCGTGGATCGGCAGCGCGCTCGAGTACTACGACTTCTTCATCTACGGCACGGCGGCCGCGCTGGTCTTCAACAAGATCTTCTTCCCGGCCTCCTCGCCCGCGACCGGCACGTTGCTGGCGCTCTCGACCTTCGGCGTCGGCTACGTGTCGCGGCCGCTCGGGGCGCTTTTGCTCGGGCACCTGGGGGACAAGTTCGGCCGCAAACGCGTGCTGCTGGCGACGTTGCTGCTGATGGGAGTGTCCACTGTGCTCGTCGGCTGCCTGCCGGGCTACGGGACGCTGGGCGTGGCCGCGCCGATCCTGCTGGTCGCGCTGCGGTTGCTGCAGGGCCTGTCCGCCGGCGGGGAGCAGGCCAGCGCGAACTCCATGAGCCTCGAACACGCCCCCGAGCACCGGCGCGCGTACTACACGAGCTTCACCCTCAGCGGCACGCAAGCCGGGCAGATCCTGGCGACCGCGGTGTTCCTGCCGGTGGCCGCGTTGCCGCAGGAAGCCCTGCTGTCCTGGGGCTGGCGGGTGCCGTTCTGGCTCAGCGCCGTCGTGGTGCTGGTCGGGTACTACATCCGGCGTTCGCTGGAGGAGACGCCGGTGTTCCAGGAGGAGGTCGCGAGCGGCGAGGTGGTGAAGCTGCCGCTGGCCGTGCTGCTGCGCGACCACTGGGCCGACGTCCTGCGCGTGGTCGTGGCCGCCCTGATCGCTTCCGTCAGCACGATCTTCACCGTCTACGCGCTCAGCTACGCCGTGAACACGGTGGGCCTGAGCAAGACGCCGATGCTGTGGGTCGGCGTGCTGGCCAACGTCGCCGCCGTCGTCTCGATCCCGTTGTGGGCCAAGTTCTCCGACCGCTTCGGGCGCAAGAAGATCTTCATGGCCGGGTCGCTGGGCTGCGCGATCCTGATCTTCCCGTACCTGGGCGCCATCGCGGCCGGCAGCTACCTCTGGATCTTCGTCGTCGGCATCGGGATGTTCGGCATCGTCTACACGGCCACGAGCGCGGTGTGGCCGTCGTTCTACGGCGAGATGTTCCCCGCGCGGGTCCGCCTGTCGGGTACCGCGATCGGGACCCAGATCGGGTTCGCCATCAGCGGGTTCCTGCCGACCATCGCGGTCGGGGTCACCGGGACGGGCCACGGCGCGTGGGTGGGCGTCGCCGTCTTCACCGCCGCGCTGTGCCTGGTCAACGTGATCGCCGTGGCCACCGGGAAGGAGACCTTCCGGGTGCCGACCGCGCGGCTGGGCCTCAAGGACCCGGCACCCGAGCGGAGCGGGACCGGCGTCCCGCGGTGA